Proteins from a genomic interval of Rhizobium leguminosarum:
- a CDS encoding 3-carboxy-cis,cis-muconate cycloisomerase: MTASPFDHPFLSGLLGDDEIAPYFSGEADIRAMLSFEAALAKAEAAHGLIPAEAARRIADTCAAFSPEVSSLRSATARDGVVVPDLIKQLRTDVGEEAAKSLHLGATSQDVIDTSLMIRLKAVVFLFAGRLSTISAGLDALDGQFGRNQLMGHTRMQAAIPITVSDRLRAWREPLATYRDRLTEQGFPVQFGGAAGTLDKLGSQAAAIRASLAQELGLTDAPQWQSGRLPIADIAGLFASISGSLGKMGQDIALLAQAGDEIEISGGGTSSAMAHKQNPVSAEVLVSLARFNASLLSGIHQSLVHEQERSGAAWTLEWLLLPQMTMATAASLRLAKELTGNIKRLGTT, translated from the coding sequence ATGACCGCTTCGCCCTTCGACCATCCTTTCCTCTCCGGCCTGCTCGGCGACGACGAAATCGCGCCCTATTTCTCCGGCGAGGCGGATATCCGGGCCATGCTCTCCTTCGAGGCCGCGCTCGCCAAGGCTGAAGCCGCTCATGGCCTCATTCCCGCCGAAGCCGCAAGGCGCATCGCTGACACCTGCGCCGCCTTCTCACCCGAGGTCTCCAGTCTTCGATCGGCAACGGCAAGGGACGGCGTCGTCGTTCCCGACCTCATCAAGCAGCTGCGTACCGATGTCGGCGAGGAAGCGGCAAAAAGCCTGCATCTCGGCGCGACCAGCCAGGATGTCATCGATACCAGCCTGATGATCCGCCTGAAGGCCGTCGTCTTCCTGTTTGCCGGCCGGCTTTCCACCATCTCCGCAGGGCTCGATGCGCTCGACGGCCAGTTCGGCCGGAACCAGCTGATGGGCCACACCCGCATGCAGGCGGCGATCCCGATCACCGTCTCCGACCGCCTCCGTGCGTGGCGGGAGCCGCTGGCGACCTATCGCGACCGCCTGACCGAGCAGGGTTTTCCCGTTCAGTTCGGGGGCGCGGCCGGCACGCTGGACAAGCTCGGTTCGCAGGCCGCGGCCATCCGGGCCTCGCTCGCGCAGGAACTCGGCCTCACCGATGCACCGCAATGGCAGAGCGGGCGTCTGCCGATCGCCGATATCGCCGGCCTGTTCGCGTCGATATCGGGCAGTCTCGGCAAGATGGGGCAGGATATCGCGCTGCTTGCCCAGGCCGGCGACGAGATCGAAATCTCAGGCGGCGGCACTTCATCGGCGATGGCGCACAAGCAGAACCCCGTTTCCGCCGAGGTCTTGGTCTCGCTCGCCCGCTTCAACGCCAGTCTCCTATCGGGCATCCATCAGTCTCTCGTGCACGAACAGGAGCGTTCTGGCGCAGCCTGGACCCTCGAATGGCTGCTGCTGCCGCAAATGACGATGGCAACCGCCGCCAGCCTGCGACTGGCGAAGGAGCTGACGGGGAATATCAAGAGGCTTGGAACGACCTGA
- the pcaG gene encoding protocatechuate 3,4-dioxygenase subunit alpha: MQQLGYLKETPSQTAGPYVHIGLTPNFCDISGVYDSDLGIAMVNDKTLGERITITGRIFDGAGALVRDAVIEIWQADSAGLYNSPSEMRGAADPNFTGWGRCPTRAEDGVYSFETVKPGRVPFKDGRRQAPHITFWIVARGINIGLHTRMYFPEETEANAADPLLSRIEHRERVATMVATRDGATCHFDIHLQGPKETVFLDI; encoded by the coding sequence ATGCAGCAGCTCGGCTACCTCAAGGAAACCCCGTCGCAGACGGCGGGGCCCTATGTCCATATCGGCCTGACGCCGAATTTCTGCGACATCTCGGGTGTCTACGACAGCGATCTCGGCATCGCGATGGTCAACGACAAAACGCTCGGCGAGCGTATCACCATCACCGGCCGGATCTTCGACGGTGCCGGCGCATTGGTGCGCGATGCGGTCATCGAGATCTGGCAGGCCGACAGCGCCGGGCTCTACAACAGCCCGTCGGAAATGCGCGGTGCTGCCGATCCCAATTTCACCGGCTGGGGCCGCTGCCCGACCCGTGCCGAGGACGGCGTCTACAGCTTCGAGACGGTCAAGCCCGGCCGCGTCCCCTTCAAGGACGGCCGCAGACAAGCCCCGCACATCACCTTCTGGATCGTCGCTCGCGGCATCAATATCGGCCTGCATACGCGCATGTATTTTCCGGAGGAGACGGAGGCCAACGCCGCCGACCCGCTGCTTTCCCGCATCGAACATCGCGAGCGCGTCGCAACGATGGTCGCCACCCGCGACGGCGCGACCTGTCATTTCGACATCCATCTGCAGGGTCCTAAGGAAACGGTGTTTCTCGATATCTGA
- the pcaD gene encoding 3-oxoadipate enol-lactonase gives MQFARINDVTIHYQIIGAPADRPVIVFTNSLGTDFRIWRDVVVRLAGEFAIVLYDKRGHGLSDVGQLPSSIEDHATDLAGLLDLLSVKDAVICGLSVGGLIAQSLYHRRPDLIRALILCDTAHKIGTAESWNARIAAVEQNGIGSIVDAVMERWFTPAFRRPESTAYAGYCNMLTRQPVEGYVAACAAIRDADFTEVAKTINVPTICIVGDQDGSTPPDLVLSTAKLISGARYEVIPSCAHIPCVEQPEALTAIIRAFLTSIPPGEVSP, from the coding sequence GTGCAATTCGCCCGCATAAACGACGTGACGATCCATTATCAGATCATTGGTGCCCCTGCCGACAGGCCGGTGATCGTCTTTACCAATTCGCTGGGCACGGATTTCCGCATCTGGCGCGACGTCGTGGTGCGGCTTGCCGGTGAATTTGCCATCGTGCTTTACGACAAGCGCGGCCACGGCCTTTCCGATGTCGGCCAGCTTCCCTCATCGATCGAGGACCATGCGACGGATCTCGCCGGCCTGCTCGATCTGCTGTCGGTCAAGGATGCCGTCATCTGCGGCCTCTCCGTCGGCGGCCTCATCGCCCAGTCGCTCTATCATCGCCGGCCGGATCTGATCCGCGCGCTCATCCTCTGTGACACCGCCCACAAGATCGGCACGGCGGAGAGCTGGAACGCCCGCATCGCCGCCGTCGAGCAAAACGGCATCGGCAGCATCGTCGACGCGGTCATGGAGCGCTGGTTCACGCCTGCCTTCCGCCGGCCCGAGAGCACCGCCTATGCCGGCTATTGCAACATGCTGACGCGCCAGCCCGTCGAGGGCTATGTCGCCGCCTGCGCCGCGATCCGCGATGCCGATTTCACCGAGGTCGCAAAGACGATCAATGTCCCGACGATCTGCATCGTCGGCGACCAGGATGGCTCAACGCCGCCCGATCTCGTGCTTTCGACCGCGAAGCTGATATCAGGCGCTCGCTACGAGGTCATCCCTAGTTGCGCGCACATTCCCTGCGTCGAGCAGCCGGAGGCGCTGACGGCGATCATCCGCGCCTTCCTCACATCCATTCCGCCTGGAGAAGTCAGCCCATGA
- the pcaC gene encoding 4-carboxymuconolactone decarboxylase produces MNETASPSERYRQGMATRRAVLGDAHVDRAAATSTEFDRPFQELITEAAWGHVWSRPALTKRERSIITIALLAALGQDDEVAMHVRATANTGATREDIREALLHVAIYAGVPAANHAIKIAKQAFEQMDAEKAA; encoded by the coding sequence ATGAACGAAACCGCGTCCCCTTCCGAGCGCTATCGCCAGGGCATGGCGACCCGCCGCGCCGTGCTCGGTGACGCCCATGTCGACCGCGCCGCCGCCACATCGACGGAGTTCGACCGCCCCTTCCAGGAGCTGATCACCGAAGCCGCCTGGGGCCATGTCTGGTCGCGCCCGGCGCTGACGAAGCGCGAGCGTTCGATCATCACGATCGCTCTGCTTGCCGCGCTTGGCCAGGACGACGAGGTCGCCATGCATGTGCGCGCCACAGCCAATACGGGCGCGACCCGCGAGGATATCCGCGAGGCGCTGCTGCATGTTGCGATCTATGCCGGTGTTCCCGCGGCCAATCACGCGATCAAGATCGCAAAGCAGGCTTTTGAACAGATGGACGCCGAAAAGGCGGCCTGA
- a CDS encoding MbcA/ParS/Xre antitoxin family protein codes for MQHARREQREDQGPQRLEMERFAPANRKRLSAPALRTFLAISDLWGLSEEQRLLVLGYPSRSTYHNWAKQAREHGAFTLDVDTLTRISAVLGIHQALGVLFSDERAGVAWLRTPHQAPVFGGHPPLDIVTNGTQDGLMTVRRFLDGARGGLYMQPNMLDEAFTPYEDADIVFR; via the coding sequence ATGCAGCATGCACGACGGGAGCAACGGGAAGACCAAGGGCCACAGCGGCTGGAAATGGAGCGGTTTGCTCCGGCCAACCGCAAGAGGCTGAGCGCCCCGGCCCTGCGAACCTTTCTGGCGATCTCCGATCTCTGGGGGCTGAGCGAGGAGCAGCGTCTGCTCGTGCTCGGCTATCCCTCTCGGTCGACCTACCACAATTGGGCCAAACAAGCGCGCGAGCACGGCGCTTTCACGCTCGATGTCGATACGCTGACCCGCATCTCGGCCGTGCTCGGCATCCATCAGGCGCTCGGCGTGCTGTTTTCCGATGAACGCGCTGGCGTCGCCTGGCTGCGCACACCGCATCAGGCGCCGGTTTTCGGCGGCCATCCGCCGCTTGATATCGTGACGAACGGGACCCAGGACGGGTTGATGACCGTCCGCCGGTTTCTCGACGGCGCCCGCGGCGGCCTCTACATGCAGCCAAATATGCTGGACGAAGCCTTCACGCCTTACGAAGATGCGGACATCGTCTTCCGGTGA
- a CDS encoding J domain-containing protein translates to MTDPYDILGVERDADEAQLKAAYRRLAKVAHPDSGGDSDAFANLQKAYGLLLDPVRRKVYDDTGYDVEFADAAELQALVMIEKLVTDAVLDERAPGSFDPVAVMQDSLSEELRKARFSKSELERHASRIGLHLERLEKQSGRDVLAHMFRARIEAISKAVSETEAKIKATERAADMLSGYVYDIDPPPLPDAAVTSIEWVEASRNRSTG, encoded by the coding sequence GTGACGGATCCATACGATATTCTCGGCGTTGAACGCGATGCGGACGAGGCGCAGCTGAAGGCCGCCTATCGGCGCCTGGCGAAGGTTGCCCACCCCGATTCAGGTGGTGATTCGGACGCCTTCGCCAATCTGCAGAAAGCCTACGGGCTGCTTCTCGATCCGGTCCGGCGCAAGGTCTACGACGATACCGGCTATGACGTCGAATTCGCCGATGCGGCCGAATTGCAGGCGCTCGTGATGATCGAGAAGCTCGTCACCGACGCGGTGCTCGACGAGCGTGCACCCGGAAGTTTCGATCCCGTCGCCGTCATGCAGGACAGCCTTTCCGAAGAACTGCGAAAGGCGCGTTTCAGCAAGAGCGAGCTGGAGCGCCACGCCTCACGAATCGGCCTGCATCTGGAGCGGCTCGAAAAGCAGTCCGGCCGCGATGTGCTCGCCCACATGTTCCGCGCCCGCATCGAGGCGATCTCCAAGGCGGTCTCGGAAACCGAGGCGAAGATCAAGGCGACGGAACGCGCCGCCGACATGCTCTCCGGCTATGTCTACGACATCGATCCGCCGCCGCTGCCGGATGCCGCGGTCACCAGCATCGAATGGGTCGAGGCCTCCAGAAACCGCTCCACCGGCTGA
- a CDS encoding DUF899 family protein, which yields MDNQHLVPAAVLAAKNGVRFPNESEEYRSARDALLAEEIELRRHIERVAVQRRALPPGGEVTKDYRFEGSDGPISFSELFADKETLIVYSYMFGPERERPCPMCTSLLSAWDGEVPDIQQRAALAVVALSPIGRLLAFKKERGWHHLPLYSDMTGDYSRDYHAIGRGGGDDAAFNVFTRRDGTIRHFWSQEMGEVTADPGEDPRGAPDLMPLWTVIDSTPEGRPADWYPKLSY from the coding sequence ATGGATAATCAGCATCTGGTACCCGCCGCCGTGCTTGCGGCTAAGAATGGCGTCCGGTTCCCCAATGAGAGTGAGGAATATCGCAGCGCCCGCGACGCGCTGCTGGCCGAAGAGATCGAATTGCGCCGGCACATCGAGCGCGTGGCAGTACAGCGCCGGGCGCTGCCGCCGGGCGGCGAGGTCACGAAAGACTACCGCTTCGAAGGCAGCGATGGGCCGATATCCTTCAGCGAGCTCTTCGCCGACAAGGAGACGCTGATCGTCTATAGCTACATGTTCGGCCCGGAACGCGAGCGCCCATGCCCGATGTGCACCTCGCTGCTGTCGGCCTGGGACGGCGAGGTGCCCGACATCCAGCAGCGCGCAGCCCTTGCCGTCGTCGCACTTTCGCCGATCGGCAGGCTGCTCGCCTTCAAGAAGGAACGCGGTTGGCACCACCTGCCGCTCTATTCCGACATGACGGGCGATTATAGCCGCGACTATCATGCAATCGGCAGGGGTGGTGGTGATGACGCTGCCTTCAACGTCTTCACGCGCCGCGACGGCACCATCCGCCATTTCTGGAGCCAGGAGATGGGCGAGGTGACGGCCGACCCTGGCGAGGATCCGCGCGGCGCACCAGACCTGATGCCGCTCTGGACCGTTATCGATTCGACGCCAGAAGGCCGGCCGGCGGACTGGTATCCAAAGCTGTCCTATTAA
- the pcaH gene encoding protocatechuate 3,4-dioxygenase subunit beta — translation MSERPNRKPETGGFFARDRAWHAPALTPGYKTSVLRAPQRALLSLDGTISETTGPVFGHSMIGELDNDLILNYAQPGESAIGERIIVHGRVLDERARPVAGALVEFWQANAGGRYRHKKETYLAAIDPNFGGCGRAITDEDGRYHFRTVRPGAYPWPNGINDWRPAHIHFSIFGHGFAQRLITQMYFEGDPMIWKCPIVGTIPDRAAIEQLIAPLDWGNTIPMDSRAYKFDIVLRGRRSTMFENKLEGN, via the coding sequence ATGTCCGAACGACCGAACCGCAAGCCCGAGACCGGCGGCTTCTTCGCCCGCGACCGCGCCTGGCATGCGCCGGCGCTGACGCCTGGCTACAAGACCTCCGTCCTGCGCGCGCCGCAGCGCGCGCTGCTCTCGCTCGACGGCACGATTTCCGAGACCACCGGCCCAGTCTTCGGCCATTCGATGATCGGCGAACTCGACAACGACCTGATCCTGAACTACGCGCAGCCCGGCGAAAGCGCGATTGGCGAGCGCATCATCGTCCATGGCCGCGTGCTCGACGAGCGCGCCAGGCCGGTTGCCGGCGCCTTGGTCGAGTTCTGGCAGGCCAATGCCGGCGGTCGCTATCGCCACAAGAAGGAAACCTATCTCGCCGCGATCGACCCGAATTTCGGCGGCTGCGGCCGCGCCATCACCGACGAGGATGGCCGCTACCATTTCCGCACCGTCCGCCCCGGCGCCTATCCCTGGCCGAACGGCATCAACGACTGGCGTCCCGCCCATATTCATTTCTCGATCTTCGGCCATGGCTTTGCCCAGCGCCTGATCACCCAGATGTATTTCGAAGGCGATCCGATGATCTGGAAATGTCCGATCGTCGGCACCATTCCCGACAGAGCGGCGATCGAGCAACTGATCGCGCCGCTCGACTGGGGCAACACCATCCCGATGGATTCGCGCGCCTATAAATTCGATATCGTGCTGCGCGGCCGCCGCTCGACGATGTTCGAAAACAAATTGGAGGGCAACTGA
- a CDS encoding RES family NAD+ phosphorylase has protein sequence MSDRFAEAPRPSYRLIPSQFPPIGLFETVTRAADLEAVMELVGWTNDRLVVDRIQRLPKDQWVYGVANASIVMAAFLHVAPGGMRFNGPDLGAWYAADDLRTAAAEVGHHLRREAVARGVVTMARTYRSYSANLMGDYLDIRGEQMLRPDVYDGTSYAASQVLGEEVRSSGGAGILYDSVRLRSGVAIVALRPRNIQGVVQADHFEITVSATDRRIDVRKLAA, from the coding sequence GTGAGCGACCGTTTTGCTGAGGCGCCGCGTCCGTCATACCGGCTGATCCCGTCGCAATTTCCGCCAATCGGACTTTTCGAGACGGTGACGAGGGCGGCCGATCTCGAAGCCGTGATGGAACTCGTCGGCTGGACCAATGATCGTCTCGTCGTCGACCGCATCCAACGGCTTCCCAAGGATCAATGGGTTTACGGCGTTGCCAATGCCAGCATTGTCATGGCAGCATTCCTGCATGTTGCGCCGGGAGGAATGCGCTTCAACGGCCCCGATCTCGGCGCCTGGTATGCAGCCGACGATCTCCGCACAGCCGCCGCCGAAGTTGGCCATCATCTCCGGCGCGAGGCTGTCGCACGTGGGGTGGTGACGATGGCGCGCACCTATCGAAGCTATTCGGCCAATCTGATGGGTGATTACCTCGACATTCGCGGAGAGCAGATGCTGCGGCCCGATGTCTATGACGGCACCAGCTATGCGGCGTCGCAAGTGCTGGGGGAAGAGGTGCGCTCGAGCGGCGGCGCCGGTATCCTCTATGACAGTGTCCGGCTGAGAAGTGGAGTGGCCATCGTCGCCCTCCGGCCGCGCAACATTCAGGGCGTGGTGCAGGCCGACCACTTCGAAATCACCGTTTCGGCCACCGACCGACGCATCGATGTCAGGAAGCTTGCAGCCTGA
- a CDS encoding alpha/beta family hydrolase has translation MLDRFLLQGPQDARFTILLAHGAGAPMDSASMTSAANALAGVGFRVARFEFAYMAARRTSDGRKPPPRAETLNPEYEAAIEDLGASGPLIIGGKSMGGRVASMVADDLHRRGKIAGLLCLGYPFHPPGQPGKLRTGHLTGLTTPTLICQGTRDEFGTRDEVPGYDLSDRIEILWLEDGDHDLKPRKTISGFSSADHLSTMAKAAKAWAERLPV, from the coding sequence ATGCTTGACAGGTTTCTGCTGCAGGGCCCTCAGGATGCGCGCTTCACGATCCTTCTTGCGCATGGCGCCGGCGCGCCGATGGATTCGGCATCGATGACATCAGCGGCAAATGCGCTCGCCGGCGTCGGCTTCCGCGTCGCTCGTTTCGAATTCGCCTACATGGCCGCCCGCCGCACCTCCGACGGTCGTAAACCGCCGCCGCGCGCCGAAACGCTCAATCCCGAATACGAGGCGGCCATTGAAGATCTCGGCGCCAGCGGCCCTCTGATTATCGGCGGCAAGTCGATGGGCGGCCGGGTCGCCAGCATGGTCGCCGACGATCTCCATCGCCGCGGGAAAATCGCCGGCCTGCTCTGCCTCGGCTATCCCTTCCATCCGCCCGGCCAGCCTGGGAAGCTGCGCACCGGCCACCTCACAGGGCTGACGACGCCTACCCTGATCTGCCAGGGAACACGCGACGAATTCGGCACGCGGGACGAGGTGCCGGGCTATGATCTGTCCGACAGGATCGAGATCCTCTGGCTCGAGGATGGTGACCACGACCTCAAGCCGCGCAAGACGATCTCCGGCTTCTCCAGTGCCGACCACCTTTCCACGATGGCGAAGGCGGCAAAGGCATGGGCCGAACGATTGCCGGTTTGA
- a CDS encoding HutD family protein, giving the protein MRILRAGDHKRMPWKNGKGETVEIAVFPPGASINDFDWRISMATVAEDGPFSIFPGIDRTLAILDGNGMVLDVAGSMPVPLTTASDPLPFPADIPVAARLLDGAITDLNVMTRRDGLAHTLIRIDVDHSKTVPLSPSTCLLLCHRGALSFRRDGETGALAAGDALLIEDATATALKIDGEARCYLASITAG; this is encoded by the coding sequence GTGAGGATCCTGCGCGCCGGCGATCACAAACGCATGCCCTGGAAAAACGGCAAGGGAGAGACGGTGGAGATCGCCGTCTTTCCACCCGGCGCTTCGATCAACGACTTCGACTGGCGCATCAGCATGGCGACGGTCGCCGAGGATGGCCCGTTTTCGATCTTTCCCGGCATCGACCGGACGCTGGCGATCCTTGATGGCAACGGCATGGTGCTCGATGTCGCAGGCAGCATGCCCGTGCCGCTGACAACGGCAAGCGATCCCCTGCCCTTCCCGGCGGATATCCCCGTCGCAGCCAGGCTCTTGGACGGAGCGATCACCGATCTCAATGTGATGACGCGCCGTGACGGGCTCGCCCATACGCTGATCCGCATCGACGTCGATCACAGCAAGACCGTGCCGCTTTCGCCCTCGACATGCCTGTTGCTTTGCCATCGCGGCGCATTGTCATTCCGGCGGGACGGCGAGACCGGCGCGCTTGCGGCCGGCGATGCGCTGCTGATCGAGGACGCGACTGCTACCGCGCTGAAAATCGATGGCGAAGCCAGATGTTATCTCGCTTCGATCACCGCAGGCTGA
- a CDS encoding DUF982 domain-containing protein has product MKWCTSEEFAPLMLVVSGPEKYKLVATLFQAAEMLTVSWPIDDGEEYLLAIRACRHAIHGEIPAQDARAALIRAADEAGIPVITVH; this is encoded by the coding sequence ATGAAGTGGTGCACATCCGAAGAGTTTGCCCCTCTGATGCTGGTTGTGAGTGGGCCGGAAAAATACAAGCTTGTCGCAACTCTTTTCCAGGCCGCCGAGATGCTGACGGTTAGCTGGCCGATCGACGACGGAGAAGAATATCTTCTAGCGATTAGGGCGTGCCGACATGCAATTCATGGGGAAATTCCGGCTCAGGACGCGCGGGCAGCGCTTATCCGTGCCGCTGACGAAGCTGGCATTCCGGTGATCACCGTTCACTGA
- the pcaQ gene encoding pca operon transcription factor PcaQ, producing MIDSRVKFRHLQTFVEVARQKSVMKAAELLHVSQPAVTKTIRELEQVLGVDVFERDGRGIKITRYGEVFLRHAGAALTALRQGLDSVSQEQFADAPPIRIGALPTVSSRIMPRAMELFLKEKTWSRVKIVTGENAVLLEQLHVGDLDLVVGRLAGAEKMAGFSFEHLYSEQVVFAVRAGHPLLDGRQSLFAGFGNYTVLMPTRGSIIRPVVENFLIANGVSSLPNQIETVSDSFGRAFLRASDAIWIISNGVVANDVADGRLALLPVDTGETKGPVGLTMRADAVPSLPQSILMQTIREAASEAVL from the coding sequence ATGATCGACAGCCGCGTCAAGTTCCGCCATCTGCAAACCTTTGTCGAGGTGGCGCGGCAGAAGAGCGTCATGAAGGCCGCCGAATTGCTGCATGTCAGCCAGCCGGCGGTCACCAAGACGATCCGCGAACTGGAACAGGTGCTGGGTGTCGATGTTTTCGAGCGCGACGGCCGCGGCATCAAGATCACCCGCTACGGCGAGGTCTTCCTGCGGCACGCCGGCGCCGCGCTGACGGCGCTGCGCCAGGGCCTCGATTCCGTCTCGCAGGAGCAGTTCGCCGATGCGCCGCCGATCCGGATCGGCGCGCTGCCGACGGTGTCATCGCGCATCATGCCGCGGGCGATGGAACTCTTCCTCAAGGAAAAGACCTGGAGCCGGGTGAAGATCGTCACCGGCGAGAACGCGGTGCTGCTGGAACAGCTTCACGTCGGTGATCTCGACCTCGTCGTCGGACGTCTGGCCGGCGCCGAGAAGATGGCGGGCTTTTCCTTCGAGCATCTTTATTCCGAGCAGGTGGTGTTTGCCGTGCGCGCCGGCCATCCGCTGCTCGACGGCCGGCAATCGCTGTTTGCCGGCTTCGGCAACTATACGGTGCTGATGCCGACGCGGGGTTCGATCATCCGGCCGGTTGTCGAAAATTTCCTCATCGCCAACGGCGTCTCCAGCCTGCCGAACCAGATCGAGACGGTGTCGGATTCGTTCGGCCGCGCTTTCCTCAGGGCAAGCGATGCGATCTGGATCATTTCCAACGGCGTCGTGGCCAACGATGTCGCCGACGGGCGGCTGGCGCTTCTGCCGGTCGATACCGGCGAGACCAAGGGGCCTGTCGGGTTGACGATGCGCGCCGATGCCGTGCCGTCTCTGCCGCAATCGATCCTGATGCAGACGATCCGGGAGGCGGCAAGCGAGGCGGTCCTTTAA
- the hutU gene encoding urocanate hydratase, which translates to MSNPRHNIREIRAPRGNDLNAKSWMTEAPLRMLMNNLDPDVAENPNELVVYGGIGRAARTWEDFDRIVATLKTLTEEETLVVQSGKPVGVFRTHKDAPRVLIANSNLVPHWATWDHFNELDKKGLAMYGQMTAGSWIYIGTQGIVQGTYETFVEAGRQHYGGNLKGKWILTGGLGGMGGAQPLAAVMAGACCLAVECNPDSIDFRLRTRYVDAKAETLDEALEMIDRWTKAGEAKSVGLLGNAAEILPEMVRRGIRPDIVTDQTSAHDPINGYLPKGWTMGEWKAKRESDPKAVEKAARASMREHVEAMIAFWNAGVPTLDYGNNIRQVAKDEGLENAFAFPGFVPAYIRPLFCRGIGPFRWAALSGDPEDIYKTDAKVKELLPDNKHLHHWLDMARERIAFQGLPARICWVGLGDRHKLGLAFNEMVRTGELSAPIVIGRDHLDSGSVASPNRETEAMKDGSDAVSDWPLLNALLNTASGATWVSLHHGGGVGMGFSQHSGMVICADGTDDAARRLERVLWNDPATGVMRHADAGYEIAIDCAKEKGLRLPGILGN; encoded by the coding sequence ATGAGCAATCCACGCCACAATATCCGCGAAATCCGCGCGCCCCGCGGCAACGATCTCAATGCCAAGAGCTGGATGACCGAAGCGCCGCTGCGCATGCTGATGAACAATCTCGACCCCGATGTCGCCGAAAACCCGAACGAGCTCGTGGTCTACGGCGGCATCGGCCGCGCCGCCCGCACCTGGGAGGATTTCGACCGCATCGTCGCGACGCTGAAGACGCTGACGGAAGAAGAAACCCTGGTCGTCCAATCCGGCAAGCCGGTCGGCGTGTTCCGCACCCACAAGGATGCGCCGCGGGTGCTGATCGCCAATTCCAATCTCGTGCCGCATTGGGCGACCTGGGACCATTTCAACGAGCTGGATAAGAAGGGCCTTGCCATGTACGGCCAGATGACGGCCGGTTCGTGGATCTATATCGGCACGCAGGGCATCGTGCAGGGCACCTACGAGACCTTCGTCGAGGCCGGCCGCCAGCATTACGGCGGCAATCTCAAGGGCAAATGGATCCTGACCGGCGGCCTCGGTGGCATGGGCGGCGCCCAGCCGCTCGCCGCCGTCATGGCCGGCGCCTGCTGCCTCGCCGTCGAATGCAATCCCGATTCGATCGATTTCCGCCTGCGCACCCGCTATGTCGACGCCAAGGCCGAGACACTGGACGAGGCACTCGAGATGATCGACCGCTGGACCAAGGCCGGCGAGGCAAAGTCCGTCGGCTTGCTCGGCAATGCTGCCGAAATCCTGCCGGAGATGGTCCGCCGCGGCATCCGCCCCGATATCGTCACCGACCAGACTTCGGCCCACGACCCGATCAACGGCTACCTGCCGAAGGGCTGGACGATGGGTGAGTGGAAGGCAAAGCGCGAAAGCGATCCGAAGGCTGTGGAAAAAGCAGCGCGCGCCTCGATGCGCGAACATGTTGAAGCGATGATCGCCTTCTGGAATGCCGGCGTGCCGACCCTCGATTACGGCAACAACATCCGCCAGGTCGCCAAGGATGAAGGCCTCGAAAACGCCTTCGCCTTTCCGGGCTTCGTGCCGGCCTATATCCGCCCGCTGTTTTGCCGCGGCATCGGCCCCTTCCGCTGGGCCGCCCTTTCCGGCGATCCGGAGGATATTTACAAGACCGATGCCAAGGTGAAGGAATTGCTGCCTGACAACAAGCATCTACATCATTGGCTCGATATGGCCAGGGAGCGCATCGCCTTTCAGGGCCTGCCGGCGCGCATCTGCTGGGTTGGCCTCGGCGACCGCCACAAGCTTGGCCTCGCCTTCAACGAGATGGTGAGAACAGGCGAACTCTCCGCCCCGATCGTCATCGGCCGCGACCATCTGGACTCAGGCTCCGTCGCTTCGCCGAACCGCGAGACAGAGGCAATGAAGGACGGCTCCGACGCCGTCTCCGACTGGCCGCTGCTCAATGCCCTGCTCAACACGGCATCGGGCGCCACCTGGGTGTCGCTGCATCACGGTGGCGGCGTCGGCATGGGCTTCTCGCAGCATTCCGGCATGGTCATCTGTGCCGATGGCACGGACGATGCCGCAAGACGCCTCGAGCGCGTGCTCTGGAACGACCCGGCGACCGGCGTCATGCGCCACGCCGATGCCGGCTACGAGATCGCCATCGACTGCGCCAAGGAAAAGGGCTTGCGCCTGCCCGGCATTCTCGGGAACTGA